The genomic segment TTTCAGTTCAACAGGGTattgaggcagtacaagggaaaacaataacagagtgcagaataaagtgttacggttgtagagaaggtgcagtgcaggcagacaatgcactgcaaggccataatgaactGATTGTGAGGTCTAAAGACCCtgttattgtactagggaactgtccttgagcctggtgatatggGCTTTCAGGATTTTGAGGCTCAGAGGCACAGACGGGAGAATTTCGAGGGTGGGTGCAGTCGTTGAtgatgctggttgctttactgaggcataaaaagtgtagacagagtccataaaggggaggctggtttccttgatgtgctgagctgtgtccacaactccctgtAGTTTCTGGTCATCTCGGATcgagcagttaccataccaagctgtgatgtatcTGGACAGGATGCTCTCTACACTGCGCCACTAAAAATTGGTGAGGCTGAAAGAGGACCTGCCAAATTTCCTTTGTTACAGTTCATTTCTTTCAAATTTCTGCATAATTCATACTAATTAGGAGGCTCAGCTAACatgaatacaaaaagaaactcTGCTATGTATTGTTATACCTGATTACAGGCTTCCCCCACCGCCCCCACCAAGCTTCCAAATGCCCAACTTGCATACAGCTGGTGCGTCTTGGAAAGAAAGTTGGGGTGGATTTTTCCAGCTGTTACAGGGCTGCACTTGATTATTCTTGACAATAGCTGGAATTTTGCCAGATCGAATCCATGAAGAATACATTTAATCAACGTCCATTTTGTGAATCCTATACTGCGTGAGCTCGCAGCCtgtgtcctttttttttaaatgattgaGGGCATTTAAAACTTCTCCTCCTGTAAAACCTTCTAAAAGAATATTATTATCAGTTCAAAATAGGTCAAAGTAAACTTGTTAGAATCAGCCTTCGTATCAAAAATGGTAAAACATGATTTTAAAGTGTTTCGCCAGACGATTTGGTATGGTAGCATAACATAACTTTGTGCGCCAAATGGCCTAAAGTGTACTGTagatttctctgtttctatgtttctaacacctTATCAGGTCAGAAATcaaggttcagttcctgccgctaTCTCCCCGTGGCCttttgggtttcctccgggtgctctggtttcctcccacattccaaaggcgtatgaGTTAGTAAAGGTTGGTAACTTGCAGAGATGCAGTGCTGGCACCGGAAGCACGAcgacacttgtgggttgcccccagcacatcctcagactgtgttggttgttgatgcaatcagcaaatttcacagcatgttttgattttttttgacatgcatgagacaaataaagctaatcttaatcttgATCTATTTATTCGCACGGGACAACGTAGGTCTACAGGCAACTTCTGCCATGTGCGAATTCCATTCATGGCCACATTTCGGGCTTGCAAACTATTGGGGTTAATCACTATAACCTGGGAGGTCCTGCATGTGATGTGAGAAATTCTCCTGAATGCCACATTGCGCCAGAGGCTATTGGAGATTGGCAATGAATGCTGGCAGTGCCAATGAACAGATAAGTAAAGTGTTGAGTAATATTGGTTTCTTACAACAGGTGAAGACTTGATCCACCTCCGATTTCCTCTGTGTTTGTTAGGTATTTGGTTTAAGCTGAAAATAACAGGCAGCACAGCAGCATAGCGGTCAGCGGAACGCTcttcagtgccagtgacccaggtgcAACTCCCGTTGCTGTCTATGAAGAGCCTGTACATTCTTCTCttgactctgtgggtttcctctgggtgctctggtttcctcccacattccaaagacgtatgagtTAGTAAAGGTTGGTAACTTGCAGAGATGCAGTGCTGGCACCGGAAGCAcgacgacacttgtgggctgcccccagcacatcctcagactgtgttggttgttgatgcaatcAGCAAATTTCACAGCATGTTTTGATTTTTTGACATGcatgagacaaataaagctaatcttaatcttgATCTATTTATTTGCACGGGACAACGTAGGTCTACAGGCAACTTCTGCCATGTGCGAATTCCGTTCATGGCCACATTTCGGGCTTGCAAACTATTGGGGTTAATCACTATAACCTGGGAGGTCCTGCATGTGATGTGAGAAATTCTCCTGAATGCCACATTGCGCCAGAGGCTATTGGAGATTGGCAATGAATGCTGGCAGTGCCAATGAACAGATAAGTAAAGTGTTGAGTAATATTGGTTTCTTACAACAGGTGAAGACTTGATCCACCTCCGATTTCCTCTGTGTTTGTTAGGTATTTGGTTTAAGCTGAAAATAACAGGCAGCACAGCAGCATAGCGGTCAGCGGAACGCTcttcagtgccagtgacccaggtgcAACTCCCGTTGCTGTCTATGAAGAGCCTGTACATTCTTCTCttgactctgtgggtttcctctgggtgctctggtttcctcccacattccaaaggtgcatGCGTTAGGAGGTTAATGGGTCACAGGGGTATAATCgggcagtgtgggctcattgaGCTGGAAGGACCTGAAAGGAAAGTAAccgtgctgaatctctaaatgaaataaaaacacaGTTGATTTTTCCCAAGCTAtgcacacaagatactggaggaagtcagccggtcaggcagcatccatggaaaagagtacacagtcgtTGCTTCGGGCTAAGACCttgcttcaggactgagaaggaagggggaagatgccagaataagaaggtgggggtaggggagagaggcTAGTTGgaaagtgatgggtgaagccaggtggatagaaAAGGCTCGagaagaaggaagctgataggagagcagagtggaccgtaggagaaagggaaggaagaagggacccagggagaagtaataggcaggtgagaagacaaAAAAGCTCAGAGTGgggattggggggtggggggttaaatttgttcaccagaaggagaaattgatgttcatgccttcaggttggagggttCCCCAAATGGAATActgtataaggtgttgctcctccaccctgagggtggcctcatttagGCACAAGAAAAGGCTATGGattgacacatcagaatgggaatgggaattaaaatgtttggccaccaggaagtcccagttgtggcagatggagcagaggtgctcgataaagcgatcccccaatttacaatgggtctcaccaaagtgcaggaggccgcatcgggagcccCAGACGCAATCGACAACCCCagtagattcgcaggtgaagtgttgcctcacctggaaggactgatttGTTGATTATCCTCTTCCAAAATAGAATAAAAACTCAAACTATTCAGTTGGTCAAGCAGAATCTACGGAGAGGGCaagtaacatttcaggttgataatCTTTAATGAGAATCAGGAAAGGAAATAAAAGATGCTTTAGTTTGCAGAGAAGTGAGACGGAAAGAACACAGGGAAGACCTGTGATAGGACTGGGAACAGAGAGGCTGAATGGCATGGCTGGTGTTGGTGCTGGCTGAGAGAGGCTGGGGAATACTGCAGTTGATCTGACTGGGGGGGAACATATGGAGTTGAATGAGAGTgtggagaggaacagagggaatcTACCCATGGAAGATCTACATGTCGAGAACCTACACAGAGCCAATCTAATACCACTTCTGTGACACACAGTGAATGTGGCAAGGCATTCAGACCATAATGGATGAGAAGGCCACACTGCTGCGTCAGTAACGGCGACGCCTCTCTCCCTATAAGTCGAATTTCTTCTGCGCATGGCTGAATGCACTGAACTGGCGAGATAGGCCCCCGTCCCTTTCCCCACTCTGTCTGGCTGcagctgaggtgaggaagactCATGTCAGGGTCAAGCTGTGGGGCCTGACAACATACCTGGTCAGGTGCATCTTTAACATCTCTCCAAAACAGTCCACCATCTGCCACCATCATCCCACTGCTCAAGAGGACAAGAGTAACCTGCCTTAACGACTACCATCCAGTGGCACGGACCTCAATGagaatgaagtgctttgagcagctggtcatGAACTGCATTAATTCTTGCCTTCCCAGTACATCGGACCCTCATTAGTTTACATATCGCCTGAATAGGTCCACCAGTGATGCTGTAACCTCTGCCCTGTActttgtcctgtcccacctggagaATTGTGTCTCCTACATTGCACAGACTTTCCAGACAGATCATGCACCTACTATGTTAACTACAGGTTTTCCCTCCCTTGGCTATTTCCAGCATTGTTGTTTGTTTCAGAATTCCACCATCTGGAATGTTTTGTATCTCACAGTCGCATCAGTGTACATAGTCTCTCCCTCGTCTACCTCCATTTATTCATTTTGCTCCAGACAGACCGGCAATGCTTATCAGGCCTGCATTCTCTCAACTGACACCTGCTTTTTTTCAGTCTCTCTTGGTCTCCAACCTGTCAAAAATTTCCCTTTGCAGCAATCTTCTGGAATGTTGTCACAAATGTCCCTTTGTTCTTTGCACTTTTCCCCATCTCGATGACTTGAAATACCCTTGCTTTCCTGGTTTTCCTGAGCTCTGTTCAAATGCTTACTTAGTGAAGCCCAACACCCTCTACTGGGGCCAAGACTGCTGACAGAAGCTCACTCTTCCTCTGTCTCAGggcagtctttcaagttgtccccagatgTGACCCACCTTgtaagatccttcctctcccagagatgaggtcgttggagcttctgttggtgtttctgtagctcttggatttacaggatggggttgctggcCCCATACCCAACCCCCCTCCTTTttcagctgggcttgggaccgtcTATGGTGGAGCTCTGTTCAAATGCCTCTGACAGAAAtgatagttactacccctcaaccaccaggctcttgaaccaaaaggaataacttcactcaacttcacttgccccaccattgaaatgatcccacaacctaaggactcactttcaaggactcttcatcacatgttctcaatacttattgcttatttactatttatttctttttgtatttgcacaatttgttgtctcttgcacattggttgaacacccaagctgGTGCGGTTgctcattaattctattatggttattattctattctggATTTCTTTCCCACAGtaacatgaatctcagggttgtatatggtaatatatatgtactttgataatacatttttctttgaacttgttagctctgtttctctccaAGATTAATGTGCAGAGTATTTGTGTAATATCTTTTAATTTCCTTCAGTTTTTGAACATTCTTTTTTGCTGTTTGATtaattttccccttttttttcttccagATGAGTCCAAACATAAAGGTGGCCCAGCGTATTCTAGTTATTTTACTCATGAGTAGCAGCATATGGTGTCAAGACCCTGAATATTTAGCACGGTTAGAATACTTCTATGAATGCCCGAAAGAGTGCAAATGCCCTGGTCGATACTCTAATTCCCTGTACTGCGACAACAAAAACATCAAGGACATGCCACTGATACCATCAAGAGTCGTGTATGCATACCTTCAAAACAATCTCATTGACGCAATTTCAGGGAAGTCCTTCAAAAACGAAACTCAGTTGAAGTGGTTAAACTTGAACAAAAATAAGATCACAAGCAACAACATATCTAAAGGTCTATTTAAGAAGGTGGGAAACCTGCTGTACCTGTACCTTGaagataatgacctggatgaagtacCCTCGCCCCTGCCGAGCAGCCTAGAACAGCTTCGGCTCGCCAGGAACAAGATCTCCAGCATCCCTGAGGGAGCTTTCTCAAACCTGGAGAAGCTGACCTTGCTTGACCTGCAGGGCAACAGATTGAAGGACCTTGTCATTCAGCCAAGTACGTTCAAAGGACT from the Mobula birostris isolate sMobBir1 chromosome 9, sMobBir1.hap1, whole genome shotgun sequence genome contains:
- the kera gene encoding keratocan; the encoded protein is MSPNIKVAQRILVILLMSSSIWCQDPEYLARLEYFYECPKECKCPGRYSNSLYCDNKNIKDMPLIPSRVVYAYLQNNLIDAISGKSFKNETQLKWLNLNKNKITSNNISKGLFKKVGNLLYLYLEDNDLDEVPSPLPSSLEQLRLARNKISSIPEGAFSNLEKLTLLDLQGNRLKDLVIQPSTFKGLKTLLQLNLAYNDLTAMPEEVPISTLQLYLDNNSIKEIPSGYFSSLPKLSFLRLNHNEISDTGIPEMAFNVSSIIDLQLSYNQLTTVPIIHFSLQHLHLDHNQIKKIDGPQICPVPVNTIYQMPVGDHQPQLRYLRLDGNGIKPPIPLELMMCFRLLSAIVI